The following coding sequences are from one Lycium ferocissimum isolate CSIRO_LF1 chromosome 3, AGI_CSIRO_Lferr_CH_V1, whole genome shotgun sequence window:
- the LOC132048763 gene encoding uncharacterized protein LOC132048763: MTFFLYSLLIFVAIINGIHAVNYSVTITTASGARFDRDIGGQYTLQTLDSATNFICHNILSINCSTDRKDVQHVSIFLDDDMDGDDVAIASNNEIHVNSRYTEGDVAFMYAYNMICSEKIEYLKTPLNLLSFNQIPLNYWSKIPPVLGFLYIEGYSGDVKKEITGVLYHEMTHIWQWKGNGQAPQGLIEGIADYVRLKVGLAPSHWVKPGQGNSWDQGYDVTARFLDYCNVLKYGFVGELNKKMRDCYSDTFFVDLLGKSVDQLWNDYKATFMY, from the exons ATGACCTTCTTTCTATATTCCTTGTTAATATTTGTTGCAATCATCAACGGAATCCATGCAGTGAACTACTCAGTCACCATCACGACTGCATCCGGTGCTCGATTTGACCGTGACATTGGTGGCCAATACACCCTTCAAACCCTTGATTCCGCTACCAATTTCATCTGTCACAATATCCTCAGCATCAACTGCTCCACCGACCGGAAAGATGTCCAACACGTCAGCATTTTTCTCGATGACGATATGGATGGAGATGATGTTGCAATTGCAAGCAACAATGAGATCCATGTCAATTCCAGGTACACAGAGGGGGATGTAGCCTTTATGTAT GCGtacaacatgatatgttctgAGAAGATAGAATATCTAAAGACCCCCTTAAACTTGCTAAGTTTTAATCAGATCCCTTTAAACTATTGGTCCAAAATACCTCCTGTACTTGGATTTTT GTACATAGAAGGTTACTCGGGTGACGTGAAAAAAGAAATCACTGGAGTATTGTATCATGAAATGACTCATATTTGGCAGTGGAAAGGTAATGGTCAAGCTCCTCAAGGATTAATTGAAGGAATTGCTGATTATGTAAGGCTTAAAGTTGGACTTGCACCTAGTCATTGGGTGAAGCCTGGCCAAGGTAATAGTTGGGACCAAGGCTACGATGTGACTGCTCGATTTCTTGATTATTGCAATGTTCTTAAATATGGATTCGTGGGAGAACTCAACAAGAAGATGAGAGATTGTTATAGTGATACTTTCTTTGTTGACTTGCTAGGAAAATCAGTGGATCAACTTTGGAACGACTATAAGGCTACATTTATGTATTGA
- the LOC132051024 gene encoding uncharacterized protein LOC132051024 has product MAYRIFFLYSLLLILAVTQGIRAVDYIITNKAANSPGGARFDDEIGVPYSQQTLENATSFIWKIFQQDSPIQRKNVQNITMFIDDMEVGNDAINNQIHVTASYIEGYSGDIKREITGILYHEITHIWQWDGKGHAPRGLIEGIAEYVRLKAGLAPSRDWVTFRHGDRWDQGYDVMARFLNYCDSLKVGFVAQLNKKMRNGYSDQFFDELLGKTVDQLWRDYQAKCG; this is encoded by the coding sequence ATGGCTTACAGGATTTTCTTCCTCTATTCTCTGCTACTCATACTGGCTGTCACCCAAGGAATCCGTGCAGTTGATTACATCATTACCAATAAGGCCGCTAACAGCCCCGGTGGTGCCCGATTCGATGATGAAATCGGCGTTCCATATAGCCAGCAAACACTAGAAAATGCCACGAGCTTTATATGGAAAATATTCCAACAAGACTCTCCCATACAACGTAAAAATGTTCAAAATATTACcatgttcatcgatgacatggAAGTAGGAAACGACGCTATTAACAATCAGATTCATGTTACTGCTAGTTATATCGAGGGTTACTCTGGAGACATCAAAAGAGAAATTACTGGTATTTTGTACCACGAAATCACCCATATATGGCAGTGGGACGGGAAAGGCCACGCTCCAAGGGGATTAATTGAAGGGATTGCTGAATATGTGAGGCTCAAAGCTGGACTTGCACCAAGTCGTGACTGGGTCACGTTTAGGCATGGCGATCGATGGGACCAAGGCTATGATGTGATGGCTCGATTTCTTAATTATTGCGATAGCTTGAAAGTAGGGTTTGTGGCACAACTTAATAAGAAGATGAGAAATGGTTATAGTGACCAATTCTTTGATGAGCTGCTCGGAAAGACTGTTGATCAACTTTGGAGAGATTACCAAGCTAAGTGCGGTTAA
- the LOC132051023 gene encoding gallate 1-beta-glucosyltransferase 84A24-like, which yields MTTEGQTVVSPIHVFMVSFPGQGHVNPLLRLAKCLAAKGLLVTFSTPESHGGQMKKVNKNISDDPTPYGLGMIRFQFIDDGWDFSKPEANDLDLYLQHLESVGKKVLPKMLEENKKQGRPVSCLINNPFIPWVSDVAESFGIPNAVLWVQSAASFSCYYHYHHQLASFPTESQPKLDVHLPAMPVLKHDEIPSFLHPASRYTMLRTAILGQFKKMSKPICILMDTFQELEHEVVDHLAKICPIKTIGPLFKYPKLSEDFRGDLFTAENSALHWLDSKPPSSVVYISFGSIVMLKQEQVDELAYGLLKSGLNFLWVVKLPIIGTDYAPIELPIEVLEKAGDRAKVVKWCQQEQVLAHPSVACFLTHCGCNSTVEALAIGTAIIAFPQWGDQVIDAKYLVDVYKVGIILCRGEDENRIIPREEVERCLLEATSGSKVAEMKENALKWKKKAEESVAEGGSSMRNLQAFVDAIMETCTAEKLKY from the coding sequence ATGACAACTGAAGGTCAAACAGTAGTATCACCAATTCATGTCTTCATGGTCTCATTTCCAGGCCAAGGACATGTCAATCCTCTTCTCCGATTGGCGAAATGCCTAGCTGCCAAAGGTCTCCTTGTCACCTTCTCTACACCCGAAAGCCATGGTGGTCAAATGAAAAAGGTCAACAAAAACATCAGCGATGATCCAACACCTTACGGTTTAGGCATGATAAGATTTCAATTTATCGACGATGGCTGGGATTTTTCGAAGCCAGAGGCCAATGATCTTGACTTGTACTTGCAACATTTAGAGTCGGTGGGCAAAAAGGTTCTTCCTAAAATGCTCGAGGAAAACAAGAAACAGGGTCGCCCTGTTTCTTGTCTGATAAACAATCCGTTTATCCCTTGGGTTTCTGATGTTGCTGAGAGTTTTGGCATCCCTAATGCCGTGCTTTGGGTGCAATCTGCTGCTAGCTTTTCATgctattatcattatcatcatcaattaGCTTCTTTTCCAACTGAATCTCAACCCAAACTTGATGTTCATCTTCCAGCAATGCCAGTTCTAAAACATGACGAAATCCCTAGCTTTTTGCACCCTGCTTCTCGTTATACAATGTTGAGGACGGCTATTTTAGGCCAATTCAAGAAAATGTCAAAGCCAATTTGTATACTGATGGACACTTTCCAAGAACTTGAACATGAGGTAGTTGATCACCTTGCCAAGATTTGCCCCATCAAGACTATAGGCCCTCTTTTCAAGTACCCAAAATTATCCGAAGATTTCCGTGGGGATTTGTTCACAGCtgaaaactctgccttgcatTGGCTCGATTCAAAACCACCATCCTCTGTTGTATACATCTCGTTTGGAAGTATAGTCATGTTGAAACAAGAACAAGTCGATGAATTAGCGTACGGGTTGTTAAAATCAGGGCTGAATTTCTTATGGGTCGTGAAATTACCTATCATAGGGACTGATTACGCACCCATTGAACTACCAATTGAGGTCTTGGAAAAAGCGGGAGATAGGGCCAAAGTGGTTAAGTGGTGTcaacaagaacaagtcttgGCACACCCATCAGTCGCGTGTTTTTTGACTCACTGTGGATGCAATTCAACAGTGGAAGCGCTAGCAATTGGCACTGCAATAATTGCATTTCCTCAATGGGGTGACCAAGTGATTGATGCTAAATATTTAGTGGATGTTTACAAAGTTGGGATTATTTTGTGTAGAGGTGAGGATGAAAATAGGATTATTCCAAGGGAGGAAGTGGAGAGGTGCTTGTTGGAGGCAACTAGCGGTTCGAAGGTGGCGGAGATGAAAGAGAAtgcattgaaatggaagaaGAAGGCAGAGGAATCGGTGGCAGAAGGTGGCTCCTCCATGCGGAATTTGCAAGCATTCGTCGATGCTATTATGGAGACATGTACGGCTGAAAAGCTCAAGTACTAA